One Kitasatospora sp. NBC_01266 genomic window carries:
- a CDS encoding helix-turn-helix domain-containing protein → MSVEWRVPDAEARALYLVLLRMGGMFRSEELRPDELPLLEQLREAGLVSVITGMLWTVVNPRVAAERLRDNLRTIGLDLFEQARVLPAALSDLAESYDRSPPQSADGSTIQQLDAIVQTQARVEQLLQEARQETLTMQPGGARPADALPLMREHARKVAERGIQQRTIYQPGALTDPGTAAYAAYATRLGHRIRVLDEDFRRVMVFDRRAAVVAGYQDARSASFIEDPVLIDVVVETFERDWARAERVRWAEPEPETDAPLVELLARGLTQRAIATRLGLSERTVAAQISRLREHHDARTLFQLGWQMRGAADE, encoded by the coding sequence GTGAGCGTTGAGTGGCGGGTGCCGGACGCCGAGGCGCGGGCGTTGTACCTGGTGCTGCTGCGGATGGGCGGCATGTTTCGCAGCGAGGAGCTGCGCCCGGATGAGCTGCCGCTGCTGGAGCAGTTGCGGGAGGCCGGGCTGGTGTCGGTGATCACCGGAATGCTCTGGACGGTGGTGAATCCGCGGGTGGCGGCCGAGCGGCTCCGGGACAACCTGCGGACCATCGGGCTGGACCTGTTCGAGCAGGCCCGGGTGCTGCCGGCGGCGCTGTCCGACCTGGCCGAGTCCTACGACCGCTCGCCCCCGCAGTCGGCCGACGGCAGCACCATCCAGCAGCTGGACGCGATCGTGCAGACCCAGGCGCGGGTGGAGCAGCTGCTGCAGGAGGCCCGCCAGGAGACCCTCACCATGCAGCCGGGCGGGGCGCGGCCGGCGGATGCCCTGCCGCTCATGCGCGAACACGCGCGGAAGGTCGCCGAGCGCGGTATCCAGCAGCGCACCATCTACCAGCCCGGAGCTCTGACGGACCCCGGTACGGCGGCCTACGCGGCGTACGCGACCCGGCTGGGGCACCGGATCCGGGTGCTGGACGAGGACTTCCGGCGGGTGATGGTCTTCGACCGCAGGGCGGCGGTGGTCGCCGGCTACCAGGACGCCAGGAGCGCGTCGTTCATCGAGGACCCGGTGCTCATCGACGTCGTGGTGGAGACCTTCGAGCGGGACTGGGCGCGGGCGGAGCGGGTGCGCTGGGCGGAGCCGGAGCCGGAGACCGACGCTCCGCTGGTGGAGCTGCTGGCGCGTGGTCTGACGCAGCGGGCGATCGCGACGAGGCTGGGGCTGAGCGAGCGGACGGTGGCGGCGCAGATCTCCCGGCTGCGGGAGCACCACGACGCGCGGACGCTGTTCCAGCTGGGGTGGCAGATGCGGGGTGCGGCGGATGAATGA
- a CDS encoding LuxR C-terminal-related transcriptional regulator, which translates to MTEADGSAEGISGALGGPPLPSEAARALYLGILGEGGRLAMAEADSADRAAVRELLDLGLLNAEPEQAGFTAVNPRAVGGRLSEELRSAGTRLLVQAQEMPALLEDLTRAYDLTPRKVDRSGEVRHVHGVEEVRLLLDRLAAEGREEVLSAQPGGPLPARLVREAIRRCDVFLGNGGGIRALYEPAARTDGPTTDYVLGATARGVRFRVLGESFKRMLIFDRSTAVIPGGPDYTSAAVVEDPAVVAFLAGMFERDWQRGEPVQWSTAAPESVGLSVHAQVGRLLSQGLTQRMIATRLGLSERTVAGHISRLRELYDAETLFQLGWLMRAAAGEGRQG; encoded by the coding sequence CAGCGGCGCGCTCGGTGGCCCGCCGCTGCCCAGCGAGGCGGCCCGCGCGCTCTATCTCGGGATTCTCGGCGAGGGCGGCCGGCTGGCGATGGCCGAGGCCGACTCCGCCGACCGGGCGGCGGTCCGGGAACTGCTCGACCTCGGCCTGCTCAACGCCGAGCCGGAGCAGGCCGGCTTCACCGCCGTCAACCCGCGCGCGGTCGGCGGCCGGCTCAGCGAGGAGCTGCGTTCGGCCGGTACCCGGCTGCTGGTCCAGGCCCAGGAGATGCCCGCGCTGCTGGAGGACCTCACCCGGGCCTACGACCTGACGCCCCGCAAGGTCGACCGCTCGGGCGAGGTGCGGCACGTGCACGGCGTCGAGGAGGTCCGGCTGCTGCTCGACCGGCTGGCCGCCGAGGGACGCGAGGAGGTGCTCTCCGCCCAGCCCGGCGGCCCGCTCCCGGCCAGGCTGGTGCGCGAGGCGATCAGGCGCTGCGATGTCTTCCTGGGCAATGGCGGCGGGATCCGCGCGCTCTACGAGCCCGCCGCCCGCACCGACGGCCCGACCACGGACTACGTGCTGGGCGCCACCGCGCGGGGCGTGCGGTTCCGGGTGCTCGGCGAGTCGTTCAAGCGGATGCTGATCTTCGATCGCAGCACCGCGGTGATCCCGGGCGGCCCGGACTACACCAGCGCCGCGGTGGTCGAGGACCCGGCGGTGGTCGCCTTCCTGGCCGGCATGTTCGAGCGCGACTGGCAGCGCGGCGAGCCGGTCCAGTGGAGCACCGCCGCCCCCGAGAGCGTGGGCCTGTCGGTCCACGCCCAGGTCGGCCGGCTGCTCTCGCAGGGCCTGACCCAGCGCATGATCGCCACCCGGCTGGGCCTGAGCGAGCGCACCGTGGCCGGCCACATCTCGCGGCTGCGCGAGCTGTACGACGCCGAGACGCTGTTCCAGCTCGGCTGGCTGATGCGTGCGGCGGCCGGGGAAGGACGGCAGGGGTGA
- a CDS encoding helix-turn-helix domain-containing protein, protein MNDRPLEPLVPDPEARALYVALAAQGGQFQPALLAERERPALERLRIAGLVVRHQRSRYWTVVNPRTAAARLSARLRAASAELLAKADALEPTLAQLTDAYDLAPPAVTGRTTIQRVDRLEQVEQRLLQLANDCEREILAAQPGGARENLSEDPAQPRELARDLAERGVAMRVIYQPGARIDPATRAYAAYATGRGTRIRILDEPYLRALVFDREVAVIAGAHDNDIASFIEDPVLVGLVVDQFERDWARAEWVRWEEPVRDTDGPLVELLARGLTQRAIATRLGLSERTVATQIARLRQVHDAETLFQLGWQLRAAEPPGPR, encoded by the coding sequence ATGAATGACCGGCCGCTGGAGCCGCTGGTGCCGGACCCCGAGGCCAGGGCCCTCTATGTCGCGCTCGCCGCCCAGGGCGGCCAGTTCCAGCCGGCGCTGCTGGCCGAGCGCGAGCGGCCCGCCCTGGAGCGTCTTCGGATCGCCGGGCTGGTCGTCCGTCACCAGCGCAGCCGGTACTGGACCGTGGTCAACCCGCGCACCGCCGCCGCCCGGCTCAGCGCGCGACTGCGCGCGGCCAGCGCCGAGCTGCTGGCCAAGGCGGATGCCCTGGAGCCCACGCTGGCCCAGCTGACCGACGCTTACGATCTGGCACCCCCGGCGGTGACAGGTCGTACCACGATCCAGCGGGTCGACCGGCTGGAGCAGGTCGAGCAGCGGCTGCTGCAGCTGGCGAACGACTGCGAGCGGGAGATCCTGGCGGCCCAGCCCGGCGGTGCGCGGGAGAACCTCTCCGAGGACCCCGCGCAGCCCAGGGAGCTCGCCCGTGACCTGGCCGAACGCGGGGTCGCGATGCGTGTCATCTACCAGCCAGGGGCCCGTATCGACCCGGCGACCAGGGCGTACGCGGCCTACGCGACGGGTCGGGGGACGCGGATCCGGATCCTCGACGAGCCCTATCTCCGGGCGCTGGTGTTCGACCGGGAAGTGGCCGTGATCGCGGGGGCGCACGACAACGACATCGCGTCGTTCATCGAGGATCCGGTGCTGGTGGGCCTGGTGGTGGACCAGTTCGAGCGGGACTGGGCGCGGGCGGAGTGGGTCCGCTGGGAGGAGCCGGTGCGGGACACCGACGGGCCGCTGGTGGAGCTGCTGGCGCGTGGTCTGACGCAGCGGGCGATCGCGACGAGGCTGGGCTTGAGCGAGCGGACGGTGGCGACGCAGATCGCCCGGCTGCGGCAGGTCCACGACGCCGAGACCCTCTTCCAGCTCGGCTGGCAGCTGCGTGCCGCCGAACCGCCCGGCCCCC